A window of the Lolium perenne isolate Kyuss_39 chromosome 7, Kyuss_2.0, whole genome shotgun sequence genome harbors these coding sequences:
- the LOC127312715 gene encoding uncharacterized protein codes for MGSGLSHNHRSSVSPQAQQQPSAARVVAADGSLTEFPASSPVSVSDVLGDNAGRRFFVCSSDALYFDEEVPALGGGELLRPGQIYFVLPAAMLGRPLSSADMAAMAVRASEALAARARPTGRARGAGGAGGVRKSRVAPVHHAETGLGDVVNGAVNEKLNERTLGEDSLTGSGSPTRNGKRSAAAASPPAKRVLTPLGTIEEDAE; via the coding sequence atgggaTCAGGCCTTTCACACAACCACCGGAGCAGCGTCTCGCCTCAGGCTCAGCAGCAGCCGTCGGCGGCCCGTGTCGTCGCCGCCGACGGCTCGCTGACCGAGTTCCCTGCCTCCTCCCCTGTCAGCGTCTCCGACGTTCTCGGCGACAATGCAGGACGCCGCTTCTTCGTGTGCAGCTCCGAcgcgctctacttcgacgaggagGTGCCGGcgctgggcggcggcgagctgctccggcCCGGCCAGATATACTTCGTGCTCCCCGCGGCCATGCTCGGGCGTCCCCTGTCGAGCGCCGACATGGCAGCCATGGCGGTGCGGGCGAGCGAGGCCTTGGCGGCGAGAGCACGGCCGACTGGGCGCGcgcgcggcgccggcggcgccggcggcgtcaGGAAGTCACGCGTCGCACCGGTGCACCACGCCGAGACGGGGCTCGGCGATGTCGTCAACGGCGCAGTAAACGAGAAGCTGAACGAGAGGACACTCGGGGAGGACTCTTTGACAGGCTCGGGCAGTCCGACGAGAAACGGAAAGAGGTCGGCTGCGGCGGCTTCTCCGCCGGCGAAGAGGGTGCTCACGCCGCTGGGCACCATCGAAGAGGATGCCGAATGA